The nucleotide sequence CTTCTAAGATTTCACTCCTCTTGAAATTATTTAAGTATTTAAGGGATTGTGGGCAAGAATGCGTGCATGCATGAGAAAGACACGGTACGTCCATTTCACGAATGTCAAATGGTGGGCTGCTCTACTATGGGATTGTGGTCCTTAATCTAATCAATCAGAATTTTCTTAGTTCATTTAAAGTTAATTACCCAATGAGCTGTATCATTAATTATCTTTAATAGTTTCTAATTTACTCTAGCATACAACAAAATGGATTCAAATTGGATAAGAAAGCAGAAACATAGACCTAATTAAGTGGCTTAATCCATATCTGAATGGTTGATGCTAGATGAAAAAGCCGTAAAGTTGCTAATTGCTAATTAACCATAAATAtacaatgaaaaataacaataacaataCCATGCAATCTGAATCTCATTCACTTGAGCAGTAGATATAAAGTTAGGCTTGTATACAATCAACTTCATCAGGAACCCTCAGCCATCTCTTTTAAGAGAATGACAACGTCGTCTGATGATCCAACGAGATATATCGTGCACTTTTGCAGTTCACTTTCTTCCAACAGCACAAGAGAAGTAAAAATTGTCAGCCTCGAGCTCAAGCAAGGAAGAACTTTCATGGAGAGTGATACATTCTATAACGCAATAATAAAGTTGGCCTACCTCCCTCCTAAGCATGAGCAATATATTGCTCTCTTTCCTAAAGTTGACAAGGACCTTCAGGCTTCAGCCAAAGATTTCAAGATTCACTCTTCAGTCCTCCCCCAAGACCTAACACAAATGAAGGGAAGCCAGCCAACATGCATAACGAGACCGATATTTTGGGGGGTGGTTGTGGTGACACCAAAAGATGCagaaaaatctcaaaattcagtCAGATTATGACGAAGATTATCCACAAAGAGGCAGAGTGGAGAAATACGTTgctgttttgtgtttttgttttgttttgggttCGGCATGAAGCCGAGGAGGTCGATGACACGGAACCAAATATTTGCATCCAATTCAAACAAACGTTTTGGTTCTTATATTTCTTTTATGAGAGGTTATAGAACTTAGGACTTGCAGTGCACTATGTTTGTATGTGACCCCACCACCAACATTGCGCAATTTCTAAGTGAATTGGTATTTTGTGAGTTTACTATAATTAGAGTCCAAAAGACTTCTTCTTTCTTGATTTAATGCATGAAATAagatgtttttattttattttatgcaagTTGGATTGGAAATTTCGATCAGACTGGAAAAATTCAGTTTTGAATCCATAACATCTCCAATCAGAATATTTATAGAAATTGAAATGTATTTTAAAGATtcgaaaattttcaaaatataatcCAATTTTATACGAAATTTGCCAAACTAATAGGATCTCAATTTTTTGAGACACTCCCACCATGGCAACCCGGCGTATTCATTTCATGTAAGTCTCGTTTGAAAAACATACTCGTCACCGGCAATAATTTGAATGAATTGATTACACTGTCTCTTTGCATGCCAAGCAGTGTTAAGGCCACACAAAATACTATTGGGCAAGCAAATAAAGCCCAATAGCTTAAAGTTTCTTTTGTGCACATCACCAGCCCACAAACCTTCCCTTCCAATTGGACTTCGGTCCCCCACGTCACCAACATGGGACCCACCCTTCGCTaggtgaaaaagaagaaaaatttagttgtgacgggaacacaagtgATACACCACGTATTTTAATATGAATGGTgagaaattgtattttttaagaTATTAAccttttagcacacatatttcAAAATTTGTTTAGTGACACGTAATGTACCATCTCGTATACcaatcatattgaaaaatctttctTGGAAAAGGGAAAAGATCTTCTTTGAATCTCTTCGTCTTAATTCTTATTACGCACAAATTCgaacttttgaaatttaattccactgctaaaaataaaattctcattaaaaattataataattttaacgttgaatcaaattttaggaGACGGATTTGTGGAAATAAACTTCTCAAACATTCTTAACCGTCGATCAATCATCAGCCCCTTATAGAGCTACAAAATGGCCAAGACGACACCGTCGCACCCGACTCTTCTCTTCCTCACCCTTCTCCGCCTTACCACAGCACAGCCCTCCCAATCCTTCTCCTACTCTCTGTACCCAACCCTCTTCTCCCTCGCCCACTCGCTCATGACGCGGGTGGCCAACCTCCGCGAGGCACGCGGCGACGTTTCGGGATCGCAGCGGGCCAGGGCCGTCTCGTCGAAGCTGGAGCGGGGGCTCGGGATGGGTGTGTGGGGGTTCATGTGGTCCGCCGGCTGGGACGATCTCAGGAACTACGCGTGGAGGGACTTTCCCTATTCGGAGGTAGATGCGGACGCCAACGAGTTGCTGAGGTGGCTGGGTGACTTGACACAGAGGCAATCGGATTCCGATCGAGCCGTTTGGGTCGCGCAGAATTACCAAACTATCCTCAAGGTTTCCAATTCGCTGCTCCGTCGGCTCCTCAAAGTGCTCTACCACTCGGTACGCACGTAACGTATCACTTGTTACTTAAGCGGAAACACATCGTACAAAAGACTTTAACTAGAAGTACTTTTTATTAGGAAGTATTTTAAAACTTTTACGTTGAACATATAATTCgtttagaagtgtttttaataaaaataattttagatACAATTCTTAATAAAATGTAAGTAAATTTTAAAAGAATGCTTGAAGTTTTTAGCAAAATTCACttcaaatgcttttaaaatatggaactttaacgaaaagcacccggtactgttcactttaacgaaaaatcacatttttacactaaaaagtcaatcctggtactattcactttaccctttattttgtccttatcattaaaactcaaagttttcaaacccttttcattagttttccttttaaaatatgaaaacattttttttcaaaactttttttcaaaactttttttcATCATTGAAAAAGACTTCTAAACAACATGGGCTGATAAACATTTTGATTGTTTAACTTTTTCAAAGCAATTTCAAGTAGACCCTTAAATATAGGATATAGTGTtaacgaatatatatatatatatatatatatatataaatacacgTGTTATGAAGTATGTGACAGTGTAGTGGTGTGACAGGAAACGTTGAGAGAAATGGTGAAGGCAGTGCAGAGAGATGTGGTGGAAGGTGAGCTATTCAGGGattgtcttgaattgggctCCAATGATTTGAACGGTGTGATTCAAATCCTCAAGGATTTGGGATCGCAATACGGTTCCACTACCCCACCAAGAACTATGACACTTTTAACAGCTATATATTTGTTTGTAGCTTGTAATTAGTATTTTCTTTTAGGTAGGGAGCCTTGTTAGCTTGAAGTTACAATTTTTCGTTATGTTTGTATTTTGAATATTTGATTGAGAGAATAGGAATGGTTTTAGTAATTTGAAACACTTAGGAAATAATTATCACATTTTTAATGTCCTTTAGTCCCAATAATTATGGCCCCTCAACTTTAGAGGACAATGGGCTCCTTTATTTATTGCTTAGCGAAACTAATGTTAATTTGCCAtaaattttagggtttgttagagattgtttttgtgtgttggaACTCTTTTGTGGGAGAATTTTTTTAGTATAACTAGAACACGGGTCAATACACTATGTCATACTACAAGTGGAGGaacatttgaaaataatttgttttcttcacttatattatgacatgTGGTATATCATCGTGTTTTGGGACACATAAAGCACGGGCCAGTACACTATAGTCATTATACAATCTTTTGCTTCATAAGGCTCATTTGGTATGTCGAATTGGATTGGAGGTAGAAGTGAATAATTTTTCATTTGGAGGGGATCAGAAGATGACAAGGCATGAAGAAAACTCATGTTTtctaattttgtcattttcagaTGATTGGAATGAGTAGGTTTTCTTCACGAGTAATTCATCTTCTTTGTTTCAATTGGACATAATTTTTTCTTCTTACCTTAACATACCTTTAAATTAGGGACTTAAATCTTTCAATTTAATTCTACCTACGAAATGAGCCCATAGTTTCTTTCACTAAGACGACTAATTTTTAAAACTGGTAACACATCCCATTTTTTGAATTAGAAGTCCAAGGGCTTCATGGAAAAGCATTTACAGTTGTTTCTGCCGAACATTGAAAGAGCGTGGACATTCCCAAGCGAGTTCTTTGAGACATATTTGAGAGtgcttataaaaaaataaaaactcttcTACTAAAAGCGTTTTTACTAGAAACACACCAAAATCGTATTAGTTACTAATCTTTTCATGCAAATTCACTTTTAGATACATGAAATGGGAAATGGATCCTCTCCGATCCATTCCACCAAACCCACTAAGTTCACCCATCCAAACCATTGAAATTTAATATAAccgctaaagttattataacttttaaatgaccttctgtttgtagtcgttgaatcaaatttcaatagtccAGATGGGTGAAATTGGTCCGGATCCCTTGCCCATGAAATGAACAATGCTCGTCGATCATGGCCTAGCAGGCATATACCCAAACATTAATGGTGTCGTGGACCCAGTTTCTCCAAATCCATCTTCTCTTTTGCTAATAAAGATGGAACAAAGCTTAGAATTTGTTTAAATCAGATCTAGCTGGCCATGGCCTATACAGGCATGTGGTGGGTGATGAAATAATTGAAACCAAATATTTGATAGGTGATAAGATTGAGAGAGTTTTCAGTGTGTTCGGAACACGAGGAGTAATATTACATGTCATTAAACAATTAGAGAgacatttagaaaaaaaaaaatttctccagtTCTGCAATGACATATGATATTCCGTCTCATGTTTCAAGCACACCGAAAAATCTCTCGATATGATATGGCCAAGTAGTATTACTAGGCTACTAGTATCTCTACCTCAGCTACTTATTTAAATTGTGTCACTCTCCTTGCGATCGAAA is from Malus sylvestris chromosome 5, drMalSylv7.2, whole genome shotgun sequence and encodes:
- the LOC126623619 gene encoding uncharacterized protein LOC126623619; its protein translation is MAKTTPSHPTLLFLTLLRLTTAQPSQSFSYSLYPTLFSLAHSLMTRVANLREARGDVSGSQRARAVSSKLERGLGMGVWGFMWSAGWDDLRNYAWRDFPYSEVDADANELLRWLGDLTQRQSDSDRAVWVAQNYQTILKVSNSLLRRLLKVLYHSETLREMVKAVQRDVVEGELFRDCLELGSNDLNGVIQILKDLGSQYGSTTPPRTMTLLTAIYLFVACN